One stretch of Fictibacillus sp. b24 DNA includes these proteins:
- a CDS encoding TetR/AcrR family transcriptional regulator: MNGYERRKEQKKADIKQAAFSLFQQQGFKDIKIEDIAKQAGVSQVTIYNHFGSKETLFREVVKDFTEQQYEFHKNLFNKDLSFQEKMKASILHKTNEVLNIHPEVIQEMMLNDEELRTYLSEFQAKYAIPLIIGLIKEAQQNGEINPKLSEQSIMLYIQLFNNDMLISMITGENGKKLATDIFQMFFYGLSMPK; encoded by the coding sequence TTGAACGGATATGAACGTCGCAAGGAACAAAAGAAAGCAGATATCAAACAAGCTGCTTTTTCCCTCTTCCAGCAACAAGGCTTTAAAGATATAAAAATCGAAGACATCGCTAAGCAAGCCGGTGTATCACAGGTGACCATCTATAATCACTTCGGAAGCAAGGAAACGTTGTTTCGGGAAGTAGTTAAAGACTTTACTGAACAGCAATATGAGTTCCATAAGAATCTATTTAATAAAGACCTTTCCTTTCAAGAAAAAATGAAGGCTAGCATTCTTCATAAAACAAACGAGGTGCTGAACATCCATCCTGAAGTCATTCAAGAGATGATGTTAAACGATGAAGAGTTAAGAACTTACCTGTCTGAATTTCAAGCCAAATATGCCATTCCGTTAATTATAGGGTTAATAAAAGAAGCGCAGCAGAACGGAGAGATCAATCCGAAATTGTCTGAGCAGTCGATTATGCTTTATATTCAGCTTTTCAATAACGATATGCTGATCTCAATGATTACGGGCGAAAACGGTAAAAAGCTGGCCACTGATATTTTTCAAATGTTTTTCTATGGATTGTCTATGCCAAAATGA
- a CDS encoding NUDIX hydrolase gives MFIVNVEAAVYKEDKWLIIQRSLKEEHAAGALSLVGGQVEDEGNSSDILERTAIREVYEEVGVTISNHLQYVHSTSFISNSGKKVVDIVMLAKYESGEAYPKSKDEVENVLWLTTEEIFTHPSIGPIVRESIKRAQMVKDRLTITTSY, from the coding sequence ATGTTTATTGTTAATGTAGAAGCCGCAGTTTACAAAGAGGATAAATGGTTAATCATTCAACGCAGTTTAAAAGAAGAACATGCCGCTGGTGCACTTTCTCTAGTAGGCGGTCAAGTCGAAGATGAAGGAAACTCTTCTGACATTCTGGAGAGAACAGCCATTCGAGAAGTATATGAAGAAGTGGGCGTCACGATATCTAATCATCTTCAGTACGTCCACAGCACTTCATTTATCTCCAACTCAGGTAAAAAAGTTGTAGATATCGTCATGCTGGCTAAATACGAATCAGGGGAAGCTTATCCAAAAAGCAAAGATGAAGTCGAGAATGTACTTTGGCTGACAACTGAAGAAATTTTTACTCACCCCTCTATCGGCCCTATCGTAAGAGAAAGCATTAAACGAGCACAAATGGTTAAAGACCGCTTAACTATTACAACTTCATATTAA
- a CDS encoding DUF47 domain-containing protein, which yields MFTKKKDKFMVMLTDIASNLKESAGYFHDFKIKNSDDLREFADHLKQLESKGDTYVHTVIMELNKVFITPIEREDILSLAMSMDDILDGIEQSSALFDIYAITNPDQYMVKFVEYIKLSADEILLTVNLLSEKKLLDMREHAIKIKDYESKCDDLYREAQRELFATQTDPIKVIKYKEMYEVLEGIADSCQNVANTIESIIMKNA from the coding sequence ATGTTTACAAAGAAAAAGGATAAGTTCATGGTCATGCTAACGGATATTGCCAGCAACTTAAAAGAATCTGCTGGTTACTTCCACGATTTCAAAATCAAGAACAGTGATGACTTGCGTGAGTTTGCAGATCATCTGAAACAACTCGAATCAAAAGGTGACACTTACGTTCATACGGTAATTATGGAACTGAACAAAGTATTTATTACACCTATAGAGAGAGAAGATATCTTGTCACTTGCAATGAGCATGGATGATATTTTAGATGGCATTGAGCAATCATCTGCTTTGTTTGACATTTATGCGATCACAAATCCTGATCAATACATGGTTAAGTTTGTTGAGTATATCAAGCTAAGCGCTGATGAAATACTACTGACTGTTAACCTTTTATCTGAGAAAAAACTTCTTGATATGCGTGAACATGCTATTAAAATTAAAGATTACGAATCAAAGTGTGACGATTTATACCGTGAAGCACAACGTGAATTGTTCGCTACACAAACAGATCCAATTAAAGTAATTAAGTATAAAGAAATGTACGAAGTGCTTGAAGGCATTGCCGACAGCTGCCAGAACGTTGCGAATACTATCGAATCTATCATCATGAAAAACGCGTAA
- a CDS encoding inorganic phosphate transporter: protein MDTVLLITILVVIGALAFDFINGFHDTANAIATSVSTKALTPRKAIILAAVMNFVGAMTFTGVAKTITKDIVDPFTLQNGSVVILAALIAAIAWNLITWYYGIPSSSSHAIIGSIAGAAIAAAGFGALHYSGFLKIIYGLLLSPILAFAVGFIFYNIIKMLFKNSNLTKTNNGFRKVQVVTAAFQAYSHGTNDAQKAMGIITMALIANGYTDSTDIQLWVQVSCALAMGLGTSVGGWKIIKTVGGKIMKIRPVNGVSADLTGASVILGASVLGIPVSTTHVITSSILGVGASHRLKGVKWGTAKTMLITWCITLPISALLAALSYFVLNLFL, encoded by the coding sequence ATGGATACAGTATTACTCATTACCATTCTTGTTGTTATTGGTGCACTTGCATTTGATTTTATCAATGGATTTCATGATACAGCGAATGCGATTGCTACATCCGTTTCAACAAAAGCATTAACACCTAGAAAAGCCATCATTTTGGCTGCTGTCATGAACTTTGTCGGAGCCATGACGTTTACTGGTGTTGCCAAAACAATCACAAAAGATATCGTGGATCCCTTTACACTTCAAAACGGGTCAGTGGTTATACTAGCAGCTCTTATTGCAGCAATTGCCTGGAACTTAATTACGTGGTACTACGGTATTCCAAGTTCCTCATCACATGCCATTATTGGTTCTATCGCAGGTGCTGCGATCGCAGCTGCAGGATTTGGGGCTTTGCATTATTCTGGATTTCTTAAAATTATTTACGGTTTACTACTTTCACCGATTTTAGCATTTGCAGTTGGATTTATCTTTTATAATATTATTAAGATGTTGTTCAAAAATAGTAACTTAACAAAAACAAACAATGGTTTCCGTAAAGTTCAAGTTGTTACAGCCGCATTCCAAGCCTATTCACATGGAACGAACGATGCGCAAAAAGCGATGGGTATCATCACTATGGCGTTAATCGCAAACGGCTACACAGACAGTACGGACATTCAATTATGGGTACAAGTTTCCTGTGCGCTTGCAATGGGGCTTGGAACATCCGTAGGTGGATGGAAGATTATTAAAACAGTTGGCGGGAAGATAATGAAGATTCGTCCTGTTAACGGTGTTTCTGCGGATTTAACCGGTGCTTCTGTCATACTTGGAGCGTCTGTTTTAGGAATCCCAGTTAGTACAACACACGTAATTACATCTTCTATTTTAGGTGTAGGTGCATCTCACCGTCTAAAGGGTGTTAAATGGGGTACAGCAAAGACAATGTTGATCACGTGGTGTATTACATTGCCGATCTCTGCTCTATTAGCCGCTTTATCTTATTTTGTTTTAAATTTATTCCTATAA
- a CDS encoding dicarboxylate/amino acid:cation symporter has protein sequence MKNTWKAYRSPIILLLAIIVGSIVGSTMGKDAAVLKPFGDLFLNVMFMIVVPLVFFSISSSVANMAGAKRFGKIISSMLIVFLFTGTVAAIISMAGIKIFPPSEGVNIDLVKPDASSEQVSIGDQLVSTVTVPDFVDLLSRANMLALILFSVLLGLATSKVGEKAKPLANFLSAGSEVTLQMVKYVMYYAPIGLGAYFAALVGEFGPTLLGSYFKAVLFYYPFSILYFFGFFTLYAFMAHGKLGIRTFWKNMLSPSVTSLATCSSAASIPVNLEATKKMGVPDDISETTIPLGATLHKDGSVIGGVLKITFLFGIFGMDFSGLNTYLLVGGVALLVGMVMGAIPQGGLIAEMLILSLFGFPPEALPIIAAISAIIDPPATLLNATGDNVASMMTARLVEGKNWLLKKTAPLTQQKGA, from the coding sequence ATGAAAAATACGTGGAAAGCATACCGCTCGCCTATTATTTTGCTTTTGGCTATTATTGTCGGAAGCATTGTTGGTTCAACAATGGGCAAGGATGCAGCGGTTCTTAAGCCGTTTGGGGATTTATTTCTAAACGTAATGTTCATGATAGTTGTTCCACTCGTTTTCTTTTCTATCTCATCGAGTGTGGCAAACATGGCTGGAGCAAAACGATTTGGTAAAATCATTAGCTCTATGCTGATCGTCTTTTTGTTTACAGGTACGGTTGCAGCAATCATCAGTATGGCTGGAATTAAGATTTTTCCGCCTTCAGAAGGAGTTAACATCGACCTTGTAAAACCTGATGCATCAAGCGAACAAGTATCAATCGGTGATCAACTTGTAAGTACGGTAACGGTACCAGACTTCGTCGACCTTTTAAGTCGTGCAAATATGTTAGCACTTATTCTTTTTTCCGTTTTACTAGGACTTGCAACGTCAAAAGTCGGAGAGAAAGCAAAACCACTCGCAAACTTTTTATCTGCGGGAAGCGAAGTTACTCTGCAGATGGTGAAGTACGTCATGTACTATGCACCAATAGGGTTAGGTGCTTATTTCGCAGCACTAGTTGGAGAGTTTGGTCCAACATTGCTTGGTTCTTATTTTAAAGCGGTATTGTTCTACTATCCGTTCTCTATTCTGTATTTCTTTGGTTTCTTTACGCTTTATGCGTTTATGGCTCATGGAAAGCTTGGGATTCGTACATTCTGGAAAAACATGCTTTCGCCATCTGTTACAAGTCTTGCAACATGCAGTTCAGCTGCAAGCATCCCTGTTAACTTAGAAGCAACAAAGAAAATGGGAGTGCCAGATGATATCAGCGAAACGACGATCCCGCTTGGTGCAACACTTCACAAAGATGGTTCGGTTATCGGTGGAGTTCTAAAAATCACGTTCCTTTTTGGAATTTTCGGTATGGATTTCTCAGGTCTCAACACGTATCTGCTTGTTGGTGGTGTTGCTCTTTTAGTCGGGATGGTTATGGGAGCAATTCCTCAAGGTGGTTTAATCGCAGAAATGCTGATTTTGTCCCTGTTTGGTTTTCCTCCAGAAGCTCTTCCAATCATTGCCGCGATCTCAGCTATCATTGACCCGCCGGCCACATTGCTGAACGCAACAGGTGATAATGTAGCAAGTATGATGACAGCACGTTTAGTTGAAGGGAAGAACTGGCTCCTAAAAAAGACAGCTCCATTAACTCAGCAAAAAGGTGCATAA